Proteins encoded together in one Cyanobium sp. WAJ14-Wanaka window:
- the ffh gene encoding signal recognition particle protein: MFDELSQRFEDAVKSLRGQASITETNVEGALKQVRRALLEADVSLPVVQDFVAEVRRKAVGEEVVRGISPDQKFIQLVHGQLVEIMGGENAPLAPAKPEGQGPSVVLMAGLQGAGKTTATAKLGLYLKDQGRKTLMVAADVYRPAAIDQLTTLGSQIGVEVFSLGADAKPEAIAAAGIAKAKAEGFDTVLVDTAGRLQIDQAMMEEMVRIREAAAPDEVLLVVDSMIGQEAADLTRAFHEQVGITGAVLTKLDGDSRGGAALSIRKVSGAPIKFIGTGEKVEALQPFHPERMASRILGMGDVLTLVEKAQKEVELADVERMQQKLQEASFDFSDFLQQMRLIKRMGSLGGLMKMIPGMNKLDDGMLKQGEQQLKKIEAMIGSMTEAERNQPELLASQPSRRRRIASGSGHTSADVDKVLADFQKMRGFMQQMTRGGGMPGMPGMGGMPGMPGMPGMPAMGGGPGGGAAAGSRKSHKPPKKRKGFGQL, encoded by the coding sequence ATGTTCGACGAGCTATCCCAGCGGTTTGAAGATGCCGTCAAAAGCCTGAGGGGCCAGGCCAGCATCACCGAAACCAATGTGGAGGGCGCCCTCAAACAGGTGCGCCGGGCCCTGTTGGAGGCCGATGTGAGCCTGCCGGTGGTGCAGGACTTCGTGGCCGAAGTAAGGCGCAAGGCCGTGGGTGAGGAGGTGGTTCGTGGCATTAGCCCCGACCAGAAATTCATCCAGCTGGTGCACGGCCAGCTGGTCGAGATCATGGGCGGCGAAAACGCGCCGTTGGCCCCAGCCAAGCCCGAGGGGCAGGGGCCCAGCGTGGTGCTGATGGCGGGCCTCCAGGGGGCAGGTAAAACCACCGCCACCGCCAAGCTCGGCCTCTATCTCAAGGACCAGGGGCGCAAAACCCTAATGGTGGCTGCGGATGTCTACCGCCCCGCCGCCATCGACCAGCTCACCACCCTGGGCAGCCAGATCGGCGTGGAGGTATTCAGTCTGGGGGCCGATGCCAAGCCCGAGGCCATTGCTGCCGCCGGTATTGCTAAGGCCAAGGCGGAGGGTTTCGACACCGTGTTGGTCGACACCGCCGGCCGACTCCAGATCGATCAGGCGATGATGGAGGAGATGGTTCGCATCCGCGAAGCAGCAGCTCCCGACGAAGTGCTGCTGGTGGTGGATTCGATGATCGGCCAGGAGGCCGCCGACCTAACCCGGGCCTTCCATGAACAGGTGGGCATCACCGGGGCGGTGCTGACCAAGCTCGACGGCGACTCCAGGGGTGGCGCGGCCCTTTCGATCCGCAAGGTGAGTGGCGCTCCGATCAAATTCATCGGCACGGGCGAAAAGGTGGAGGCGCTGCAGCCCTTCCACCCTGAGCGGATGGCGAGCCGGATCCTGGGCATGGGCGACGTGCTCACCCTGGTGGAGAAGGCCCAAAAGGAGGTGGAACTGGCCGATGTGGAACGGATGCAGCAAAAGCTGCAGGAAGCCAGCTTCGACTTCTCCGATTTCCTCCAGCAGATGCGCCTGATCAAGCGCATGGGCTCCCTAGGCGGCCTGATGAAAATGATTCCGGGCATGAACAAGCTCGACGACGGCATGCTCAAGCAGGGGGAGCAGCAGCTCAAAAAAATTGAAGCGATGATCGGCTCGATGACCGAAGCCGAGCGCAATCAGCCCGAGCTGCTCGCCTCGCAACCGTCCAGAAGGCGGCGCATCGCCTCAGGCAGCGGCCACACCAGCGCAGATGTGGACAAGGTGCTGGCCGACTTCCAAAAAATGCGTGGCTTCATGCAGCAGATGACCCGGGGCGGCGGCATGCCCGGGATGCCGGGCATGGGGGGAATGCCCGGAATGCCCGGAATGCCCGGAATGCCTGCCATGGGTGGAGGGCCCGGTGGCGGTGCCGCTGCTGGCTCGCGCAAATCCCACAAGCCACCCAAAAAGCGCAAGGGCTTCGGACAGCTCTAG
- the rpsP gene encoding 30S ribosomal protein S16, with protein MIKLRLKRFGKKREASFRLVATNSTSRRDGRPLEELGYYNPRTKETRLDTEAIRARLSQGAQPTDSVLSLLEKGGLVEKTVRAAETVGKQKQALAREAADKQAKKEAADAAAAAKAEAAAQAEAEAAAKAEAAAQAEAAAATAATEEAPAEEAAEA; from the coding sequence ATGATCAAGCTCCGCCTGAAGCGGTTCGGTAAGAAGCGGGAAGCGAGTTTCCGCCTCGTCGCGACCAACAGCACCTCCCGTCGGGATGGCCGGCCCCTAGAAGAGCTGGGCTACTACAACCCCCGCACCAAGGAAACCCGTCTCGACACCGAAGCCATTCGGGCCCGTCTGAGCCAGGGCGCCCAACCCACCGATTCCGTCCTCTCCCTGCTGGAGAAAGGTGGCCTGGTCGAGAAGACCGTGCGTGCCGCTGAAACCGTTGGCAAGCAAAAGCAGGCCCTGGCCCGTGAAGCTGCTGATAAGCAGGCCAAGAAGGAAGCTGCCGATGCAGCCGCTGCGGCCAAAGCTGAAGCTGCCGCCCAAGCAGAAGCTGAGGCTGCGGCCAAGGCTGAAGCTGCTGCCCAAGCTGAAGCTGCCGCCGCAACTGCTGCTACTGAAGAAGCCCCTGCCGAAGAAGCAGCCGAAGCTTGA
- a CDS encoding PhoH family protein, whose product MAEAEGLITFSITLPNPAAALAIAGDERASTLHRLEALTGASLVLRGLDLVIRAQPNQLERAAALVELLRPLWQEGQAVGQVDVQIALQALDAGRGEEHQQLGKQVLARSQSGKLLRPRTLKQKAYVEAMERHDLTLALGPAGTGKTFLATVHAVRMLSERKVERLVLTRPAVEAGERLGFLPGDLQQKVDPYLRPLYDALHALLGPERTTSLLEKGVIEVAPLAYMRGRTLADAFVILDEAQNTTCAQMRMVLTRLGENSRMVVTGDPTQVDLPRGVASGLTEAAQVLEGIEGIAICRLTSADVVRHPLVQRLVDAYAALDASSHGEIRTPRPTNN is encoded by the coding sequence ATGGCTGAAGCCGAGGGCCTGATCACTTTTTCAATCACCCTGCCCAATCCGGCGGCGGCCCTGGCCATCGCCGGTGATGAGCGGGCCTCCACCCTGCATCGCCTCGAAGCCCTCACCGGGGCATCGCTGGTTTTGCGGGGTTTGGATTTGGTAATCCGGGCCCAACCCAACCAGCTGGAGCGGGCGGCGGCCTTGGTGGAACTACTTAGACCCCTCTGGCAGGAAGGCCAGGCGGTCGGCCAGGTGGATGTGCAAATCGCCCTGCAGGCCCTAGATGCCGGGCGTGGTGAGGAGCACCAACAACTGGGCAAGCAGGTGCTGGCCAGGAGCCAGAGCGGCAAGTTGCTGCGGCCCCGCACCCTCAAACAAAAGGCCTATGTGGAGGCGATGGAGCGCCACGACCTCACCCTGGCCCTGGGGCCCGCTGGCACGGGCAAAACCTTCTTGGCCACCGTCCATGCGGTGCGGATGCTGAGCGAACGCAAGGTGGAGCGGCTGGTGCTGACCAGGCCGGCGGTGGAGGCAGGCGAGCGCCTTGGCTTCCTTCCCGGCGACCTGCAGCAGAAGGTTGACCCCTACCTGCGCCCCCTCTACGACGCCCTCCACGCCCTACTCGGCCCAGAGCGCACCACATCCCTACTGGAGAAGGGCGTAATCGAAGTGGCGCCGCTGGCCTACATGCGTGGCCGCACCCTGGCAGACGCCTTTGTGATCCTCGATGAGGCCCAAAACACCACCTGTGCCCAAATGCGGATGGTCTTGACCCGCCTCGGCGAAAACTCGCGGATGGTGGTCACCGGTGATCCCACCCAGGTCGACCTACCAAGGGGGGTGGCCAGCGGACTGACGGAGGCGGCCCAGGTGCTGGAAGGTATTGAAGGGATTGCCATCTGCCGGCTTACCAGCGCCGATGTGGTGCGCCACCCCCTTGTGCAGCGGCTGGTGGATGCCTATGCCGCCCTGGACGCAAGCAGCCATGGGGAGATCCGCACCCCCAGGCCAACCAACAACTAA
- a CDS encoding Bax inhibitor-1 family protein, with protein MPASSNFQQAIREAQSSALVGPNVVNKALPFVGGGMVLTAAGVMGGLALMASNPPLFMPLFWVALIGNFILFFVAQNVAMKGNNGTALPLLTAYSLLTGFTLSGIVAMAIGTAGIGAIGVAALATGVTFVVASVVGRRMSDSVGQSLTAVVGLGIVGLLVAMVVQIIGGIFAPGIFHGGTFELLIAGFGTVLFVGAAFVDFYTMPRTYSDDQYLAGALGMYLTYINLFIFILRLIIALNGGGRRD; from the coding sequence ATGCCGGCCAGCAGCAATTTTCAACAGGCCATCCGCGAGGCGCAAAGCAGCGCCCTTGTGGGGCCCAATGTGGTCAACAAGGCCCTGCCCTTCGTGGGCGGCGGCATGGTGCTCACAGCCGCAGGAGTGATGGGTGGCCTCGCCCTTATGGCTAGCAACCCTCCCCTTTTCATGCCGCTCTTTTGGGTGGCCCTGATCGGCAACTTCATCCTCTTCTTCGTGGCGCAAAACGTCGCCATGAAGGGCAATAACGGCACGGCCCTGCCGTTGCTGACCGCCTACAGCCTGCTCACCGGCTTCACCCTCAGCGGCATCGTGGCCATGGCCATTGGCACCGCAGGGATTGGGGCCATTGGGGTGGCGGCACTGGCCACCGGAGTCACCTTTGTGGTGGCTTCAGTGGTTGGTCGGCGCATGAGCGACAGCGTCGGCCAATCGCTGACTGCAGTGGTGGGCCTCGGGATCGTTGGCCTGCTGGTCGCGATGGTGGTGCAGATCATTGGAGGCATCTTTGCCCCCGGCATCTTCCACGGCGGCACCTTTGAGTTGCTGATCGCCGGCTTTGGCACCGTGTTGTTTGTGGGAGCGGCCTTCGTCGACTTCTACACCATGCCCCGCACCTACAGCGACGACCAGTACCTGGCCGGCGCCCTGGGCATGTACCTCACCTACATCAACCTGTTCATCTTCATCCTGCGCCTGATCATCGCCCTCAATGGTGGCGGTCGCCGCGACTAG
- the era gene encoding GTPase Era — translation MEPSHPPAFQGLPIPDPAAAIRMPEPPEDFRSGFVALIGRPNVGKSTLLNQLVGEKVAITSPVAQTTRNRLRAILTTPTAQLVLLDTPGIHKPHHLLGERLVQSARGAIGEVDVVLLLVDGSEPAGRGDGFIVELLRQRQVPVHVALNKNDLVDPDQAGALAQSYRDLADWPLHPVSALQGDGTAELVEALAADLPLGPHLYPADAVSDQPEELLMAELIREQVLSHTREEVPHSVAVSIDRVVDDGPRTAILATVLVERASQKGILIGKGGSMLRTIGQGARLQMEKVFSGPVYLELFIKVVPGWRRSAARLAELGYRGD, via the coding sequence ATGGAGCCAAGCCACCCCCCTGCTTTTCAAGGGCTACCGATCCCGGATCCAGCTGCTGCGATCCGCATGCCGGAGCCGCCTGAGGATTTTCGCTCCGGTTTTGTGGCCCTAATTGGCCGGCCCAATGTGGGCAAAAGCACCCTGCTCAACCAACTGGTTGGAGAGAAGGTGGCGATCACCTCCCCTGTGGCCCAAACCACCCGCAACCGGCTGCGGGCAATCCTGACAACCCCCACGGCCCAGCTGGTGCTGCTCGACACGCCAGGCATCCACAAACCCCATCACCTGCTGGGGGAGCGGCTGGTGCAAAGCGCCCGGGGTGCCATTGGCGAGGTGGATGTGGTGCTGCTGCTGGTGGATGGCAGCGAACCCGCCGGCCGGGGCGATGGCTTCATCGTGGAACTGCTGCGCCAGCGCCAGGTGCCTGTGCATGTGGCCCTCAATAAAAACGACTTAGTGGATCCGGACCAGGCAGGAGCCCTGGCCCAGAGCTACCGCGACCTGGCGGATTGGCCGCTGCACCCGGTCAGCGCCCTTCAGGGTGATGGCACGGCGGAGCTGGTGGAGGCCCTGGCCGCCGATCTGCCCCTCGGTCCGCACCTCTATCCAGCCGATGCGGTCAGCGACCAGCCGGAGGAGTTGCTGATGGCTGAATTGATTCGCGAACAGGTGCTCAGCCACACCAGGGAAGAGGTGCCCCACTCGGTGGCCGTCAGCATCGATCGGGTGGTGGATGACGGACCCAGGACGGCGATCTTGGCCACGGTGCTGGTGGAGCGAGCAAGCCAGAAGGGCATCCTGATTGGCAAGGGTGGGTCAATGTTGCGCACCATTGGCCAGGGGGCCCGGCTGCAGATGGAGAAGGTTTTCTCCGGGCCCGTGTATCTAGAGCTGTTTATAAAAGTGGTGCCGGGCTGGCGGCGCAGTGCGGCCCGCCTGGCCGAGCTGGGCTATCGAGGCGACTAA
- a CDS encoding type II toxin-antitoxin system Phd/YefM family antitoxin has product MNLHDAKTHLSRYVEQALVRLVPVDETPRKRELGFLQGAAVLDCELKADFQKDIEAMFG; this is encoded by the coding sequence GTGAACCTTCACGACGCCAAAACCCATCTCTCCCGTTATGTAGAGCAGGCCCTGGTGCGCCTAGTGCCGGTGGATGAGACCCCTCGCAAGCGCGAGCTCGGCTTTCTGCAGGGGGCTGCTGTTCTCGACTGCGAGCTCAAAGCCGACTTCCAGAAGGACATCGAGGCGATGTTCGGATGA
- a CDS encoding phycobiliprotein lyase, with translation MSDNGTPFPPEEIGAFLRLCAGEWMALNSDFVLGAPDASEDDNSWHSSERGELVVAYLEPESPGEPGGLSMGAKGGLAQKLIFESQGNYRCINPQAGGQSSEEGSWELGTDGGLELVLAGGERRERIWFTKPNLRLRSWVHTPTGGLPSQAYFSSEIRRVSKT, from the coding sequence ATGAGCGATAACGGCACCCCCTTTCCGCCCGAGGAGATCGGGGCCTTTTTGCGCCTCTGCGCTGGCGAATGGATGGCCCTAAACAGCGATTTTGTGCTGGGCGCCCCAGATGCCAGCGAAGACGACAACAGTTGGCACAGCAGTGAACGGGGCGAATTGGTTGTTGCCTACCTCGAACCCGAGAGCCCCGGTGAACCCGGCGGCCTGAGCATGGGTGCCAAGGGCGGGCTGGCCCAGAAACTGATTTTTGAAAGCCAGGGGAACTACCGCTGCATAAACCCACAGGCCGGCGGGCAAAGCAGCGAAGAGGGCAGCTGGGAGCTGGGTACCGATGGAGGCCTCGAGCTGGTGCTGGCAGGCGGCGAGCGGCGCGAACGGATTTGGTTCACCAAGCCCAATTTGCGGCTGCGCTCCTGGGTGCACACACCTACCGGCGGCCTGCCAAGCCAGGCCTACTTCAGCTCGGAAATTCGCCGGGTCAGCAAGACCTAG
- the trmD gene encoding tRNA (guanosine(37)-N1)-methyltransferase TrmD produces the protein MRLDVVSLAPEAFMPLLALGVIGRAFSAGIAELHTHNPRDFATDRYRKVDDEPYGGGAGMVLKPEPVFAAFESIPLQLQRRVLLMSPQGKPLEQADLRRWATGYGQLVFLCGHYEGFDERIRSLADEEISIGDFVLTGGELPAAVIINGVVRLLPGTVGTAASLEEESHSTLLLEHPHYTRPADFRGMEVPAVLRSGDHGAIARWRNQQQQERTAQRRPDLFSRWEEQQPNRIPLS, from the coding sequence ATGCGACTGGATGTGGTCAGCCTGGCCCCGGAGGCCTTCATGCCGCTGCTGGCGCTGGGGGTTATCGGCCGCGCCTTTAGTGCCGGCATCGCCGAACTCCATACCCACAACCCCCGCGACTTCGCCACGGACCGGTACCGCAAGGTCGACGACGAGCCCTATGGCGGTGGGGCGGGGATGGTGCTCAAACCGGAGCCGGTCTTTGCGGCCTTTGAATCCATCCCCCTGCAGCTGCAGCGACGGGTGCTGTTGATGAGCCCCCAGGGCAAACCGCTGGAGCAGGCCGATTTACGCCGCTGGGCAACGGGCTATGGGCAGCTGGTCTTCCTTTGCGGCCACTACGAGGGCTTCGACGAACGCATCCGCAGCCTTGCCGATGAGGAAATTTCGATCGGTGATTTCGTGCTCACCGGTGGGGAGTTACCCGCCGCCGTGATCATCAATGGGGTCGTGCGACTGCTACCCGGCACCGTGGGTACGGCCGCCTCCCTAGAGGAGGAAAGCCACAGCACCCTGCTGCTCGAGCACCCCCACTACACCCGTCCGGCAGATTTCCGGGGCATGGAGGTGCCAGCGGTTTTGCGCTCCGGCGACCATGGCGCCATTGCCCGCTGGCGCAACCAACAACAGCAGGAGCGCACGGCACAGCGCCGCCCAGACCTATTCAGCCGCTGGGAAGAGCAGCAGCCGAATCGCATCCCGCTCAGCTGA
- a CDS encoding ATP-binding protein, giving the protein MANRPLLTRRLTPLLREALADTPVLLLNGPRQAGKTTLASSLAASMASDGFRYLSLDDAATLLSAREDPTGFVESLNRAVIDEVQRAPELLLAIKRTVDTDRRPGRFLLTGSADLRTLPAVADSLAGRMEVQTLLPLAGCELEGSEGLWLEMVFNGEVPRLAGGRMVADQGDGLVERVLRGGYPEAVARESSRRRESWLRQYTGALLSRDVRDIAHIDKLEQLPRLLRALASMAGQLTNVNQLAGQVGLDHKTASKYLGVFEQLFLLRRIQPWWSNRLSRIVKTPKLHFLDSGLLANLLGCNTASLQSDRSRFGPLLESFVVSELIKLASWSNGDLQMLSYRDRDQREVDAVIENSAGQIVGVEVKAKASVQGRDFDGLRRLADLAGDSFIGGFVLYDGSETLPMGKGLWAVPLATLWRI; this is encoded by the coding sequence ATGGCGAATAGGCCGCTGTTGACGCGCCGTCTCACCCCCTTGCTGCGGGAGGCCCTTGCCGATACGCCGGTGCTGCTGCTCAACGGACCGCGGCAGGCGGGCAAGACCACCTTGGCCAGCTCCCTTGCTGCATCAATGGCTTCGGATGGCTTTCGGTATCTCAGTCTCGACGATGCCGCCACACTGCTCTCGGCCAGGGAGGATCCCACTGGTTTTGTGGAGAGCCTGAATAGGGCCGTGATCGATGAGGTCCAGCGAGCCCCAGAGCTGCTGTTGGCGATAAAGAGAACTGTGGATACCGACCGCAGACCGGGTCGTTTCCTGCTGACGGGGTCAGCTGATCTGCGCACCCTGCCCGCCGTGGCCGACTCCCTAGCCGGGCGCATGGAGGTGCAGACCCTGCTGCCGCTGGCTGGTTGTGAACTTGAGGGCAGCGAAGGGCTATGGCTGGAGATGGTCTTCAACGGAGAGGTCCCCCGGCTAGCTGGCGGTCGAATGGTTGCCGACCAGGGCGATGGGCTGGTGGAGCGGGTGCTGCGCGGCGGCTATCCAGAAGCCGTGGCCCGAGAGTCAAGTAGGCGGCGTGAGTCTTGGCTGCGTCAGTACACCGGTGCTCTGCTCAGCCGCGATGTTCGCGACATTGCCCATATAGACAAGCTTGAGCAGCTGCCTCGACTGTTGCGCGCCCTGGCATCAATGGCAGGTCAGCTCACCAATGTGAATCAGCTGGCTGGGCAGGTGGGATTGGACCACAAGACGGCATCGAAATATTTGGGGGTGTTTGAGCAATTGTTTTTGTTGCGGCGTATCCAGCCCTGGTGGAGCAACCGCCTCTCGAGAATCGTGAAAACCCCGAAGCTGCATTTCCTGGATTCCGGCCTGCTGGCCAACCTGCTCGGCTGCAACACGGCCAGCCTGCAGAGTGACCGTTCCCGCTTTGGTCCATTGCTCGAGAGCTTTGTGGTCAGTGAGTTGATCAAGCTGGCCAGCTGGAGCAATGGTGATCTGCAGATGCTGAGCTATCGCGACAGGGACCAGAGGGAGGTGGATGCGGTAATTGAAAACAGTGCTGGCCAGATCGTGGGGGTTGAGGTGAAGGCCAAGGCCTCGGTGCAGGGCCGGGATTTCGATGGCTTGCGGCGATTGGCTGATCTGGCTGGGGATTCGTTTATCGGGGGCTTTGTGCTGTATGACGGCAGTGAGACCTTGCCGATGGGTAAGGGGTTATGGGCGGTCCCGCTCGCCACTTTGTGGCGCATTTAG
- a CDS encoding YdiU family protein, translated as MPATTFAEFAGCAAYSLLDALQVDPQASGDGLDHRPRQVFSGHYVPVTPKPLPQPRYIAHSPSLFNELGLADQLAHDRAFRLLFSGDISVATEPMRPFGWATGYALSIYGTEYIQQCPFGTGNGYGDGRAISIFEGLFNGKRWELQLKGGGPTPYCRGADGRAVLRSSVREFLAQELVHALGVPTSRSLTLYASGSETVRRPWYSPNSSSFDPDILVDNPAAITTRVAPSFLRVGQLELFARRVRSKAHPAALGELRMIVAHLIERNYRPEIDPNLDFTDQVLELAGLFRARLTSLVAHWLRVGYCQGNFNSDNCAAGGYTLDYGPFGFCELFDPGFQPWTGGGEHFSFFNQPLAAEANYQMFWSAIRPLLEGNTQALTRLDQIREGFAEAMNRSLEAMWASKLGLGSPDAALVNELLELMLASKLDYTIFFRRLSEMHATIPEQYAALQESFYLPSSAELDRQWGDWLKRWRGQISANGDLAATSAAMKRVNPAITWREWLVAPAYEQAAQGDTTLIQELQALFSQPYEAPPADLASRYDRLKPRQFFNAGGVSHYSCSS; from the coding sequence CAGGCCAGCGGCGATGGCCTGGATCACCGGCCCCGCCAGGTGTTCTCCGGCCACTACGTGCCGGTGACGCCGAAGCCGCTGCCGCAGCCGCGATACATAGCCCACAGCCCATCCCTATTCAATGAACTCGGCTTGGCTGATCAGTTGGCCCACGACCGGGCCTTCCGCCTGCTGTTTTCCGGCGACATCAGCGTTGCCACGGAGCCGATGCGGCCGTTTGGCTGGGCCACCGGTTATGCCCTCTCGATCTACGGCACCGAATACATCCAGCAGTGCCCCTTCGGCACTGGCAATGGCTACGGCGATGGCCGGGCCATCTCCATTTTTGAAGGCCTGTTCAATGGCAAGCGCTGGGAGCTGCAGCTCAAGGGCGGCGGCCCAACGCCCTACTGCCGCGGCGCCGATGGTCGGGCCGTGTTGCGCTCCAGCGTGCGCGAGTTTTTGGCCCAGGAGTTGGTGCATGCCCTTGGCGTGCCCACTTCGCGCTCCTTGACGCTCTATGCGTCTGGCTCCGAAACTGTGCGCCGGCCCTGGTATTCCCCCAACTCCAGCTCGTTTGATCCCGACATCCTGGTGGACAATCCAGCGGCGATCACCACCCGGGTGGCGCCGTCTTTTCTGCGGGTGGGCCAGCTGGAGCTGTTTGCCCGCAGGGTCCGCAGCAAGGCCCATCCAGCTGCACTGGGCGAACTGCGCATGATCGTGGCGCACCTGATTGAGCGGAACTACCGGCCTGAGATCGATCCAAACCTGGACTTCACCGACCAGGTGCTGGAGCTGGCCGGTTTGTTTCGCGCCCGACTCACGTCTCTGGTGGCCCACTGGCTGCGGGTGGGCTACTGCCAGGGCAATTTCAACAGCGACAACTGCGCCGCTGGCGGCTACACCCTCGACTACGGCCCCTTTGGTTTCTGCGAACTATTTGACCCTGGCTTCCAACCCTGGACCGGTGGCGGCGAGCATTTCAGCTTCTTCAACCAACCACTTGCCGCCGAAGCCAACTACCAGATGTTCTGGTCTGCGATCCGGCCCCTGCTTGAGGGCAACACCCAGGCCCTGACGCGACTTGACCAGATCCGCGAGGGCTTTGCTGAGGCGATGAACCGGTCGCTCGAGGCGATGTGGGCCAGCAAGCTCGGCCTAGGCAGCCCCGATGCCGCCCTGGTGAACGAACTGCTTGAGCTGATGCTTGCTTCCAAGTTGGATTACACGATCTTTTTCCGCCGCCTGTCAGAGATGCACGCCACCATCCCCGAGCAGTACGCGGCTTTGCAGGAGAGCTTCTACCTGCCCAGCTCAGCAGAGCTAGATCGGCAATGGGGCGATTGGCTTAAGCGTTGGCGTGGGCAGATCTCAGCCAACGGCGATTTGGCTGCCACATCTGCGGCCATGAAACGCGTCAACCCCGCCATCACTTGGCGTGAGTGGCTGGTCGCTCCGGCCTATGAACAGGCGGCCCAAGGGGACACGACCCTGATCCAGGAGCTGCAGGCCCTGTTCAGCCAGCCCTACGAAGCACCACCGGCGGATCTGGCGTCGCGATACGACCGCCTCAAGCCCAGGCAGTTCTTCAACGCCGGCGGCGTGTCGCACTACAGCTGCTCTTCTTAA